Genomic DNA from Ilyobacter polytropus DSM 2926:
AAGACCTTCATCGTGCACACAGAATTGCTGGATCAGACTTTTAGTCCATTGTCCAATATTCCCCACTGCTGCCTCCCGTAGGAGTAAGGGCCGTGTCTCAGTCCCCTTGTGGCCGATCACCCTCTCAGGCCGGCTACCCATCATCGTCTTGGTAGGCCATTACCCTACCAACTAACTAATGGGACGCAAAGCTCTCCTCTAGCGCATATAGCCTTTCATAGTTCCGCGATGCCGCAGTTCCATAATATCCGGTATTAGCTGTCGTTTCCAACAGTTGTCCCAGTCTAGAGGGCAAGTTCTTTACGCGTTACTCACCCGTCCGCCACCGTACTATCACCCGAAGGTGAATTCCAGTCGACTTGCATGTGTTAAGCATTCTGTCAGCGTTCATCCTGAGCCAGGATCAAACTCTTCATTCAAAAAGTTTATTTAAATCTCTTGCGAGATTATTAACACCTAACTGTGTCCAAATCTTGTTTGGACTTCTTTGTCATCTATGATGACGATTTTGACTTCCTTCTCTATTTAATTGCTAATGTCCTTTTGTTTTCCAAATCTCCAGCTGACTTGCCATCTGAAGTTTCGTCTGTCCTTTTCTCTCGCGGACAAGAAATATAATAACACAACTAAAAAGATGAGTCAACGATTTTTTTGTTTTTTTTAACAAAATTTTATTTAGAATAACCTATTAAAGTTCACATCTCAATAAAACCAAGGTTTTTAATTAAAAAAGCGCCCTTTAAACATAACTAAAGGGCACTCATTTAAAATATCTTTTTAAATTTATCCATAAATTTTTCTTTTCCTACACTCTCTGCAGCGTAAATCTTTCCCTCTTTAACTTGTTTACCATTTACAATAAGCTGATAACTTCCTAGTATCCTTCCTTTTTCTACAGGAGCCTCTATACTTTTTATATAAGTCTTTCTTGTCTCCACTCCCCAATTTTTACTAATTAACTGTTCAAATTCTTCATCTGGATAACCCTGTACAACATCTTTTTTACCATGTACAACTTCTATTTCGATCATTGGTTTTGAAGTGTCTATTAGTTTTTCCAAGTGATATTCATCATAAAATTTATCCAATGAGTCAGCTACGGTTTTATCTCTTATTTCCTCTTTAGGAGATCCGAACACGATTGTTATAGTTGTTACCTCATCTCTTTTGGCAGCGATACTGATATTATAACCAGCTTTAGAATGATGCCCTGTCTTTATTCCGAAAACCCCATTTTCTTTTGAAAGAAGCTTATTTCTGTTAACTATACGCTGAGTACCATCTTGGATAAAATCCTCTTTTAATGAGGCGATAGTTATATACTCTGGATATTTCAGTGCCTCTAGAGACAGTTTGTAAATCCCAAGAGCTGTTCCTCTGTCCATAGGTTTACCCGTCATAGAAGGAGGAAGGCCCATAGGAGTGTAAAACTCAACTTCATCTCCTAGCCCAAGATCCTCCGCCTTCTGGTTCATAAGTTGTACAAAAAAATCCACATCCCCTTTACCGATATACTCTGCAAGGGCATAGGCTGCATTATTGGCTGAATAGATTGCAGTAGCCTTCAGAAGATCTCTTACCGTCAACTTAGATCCTTGTGCTATCCAGATCATGCTTCCTCCAACAGATCTTGCCTCCGGAGATATCTCCACTCTGTCCTCTAGGCTTATATCTTTATTTCTGATATGATCATAGACTACCATGACTGTCATCATCTTAGTAACAGATGCTAAAGGATGCTTTTCATGTAGATTTTCACTATAATATATGTTTTCATCTTTATCTCCTACCAATAAAGATGTATAGTCTTCATTGGAAAAAGTTGTCAAAAACAATATTACAGATAAAAATATCCCAATTTTCCTTCTCAATTATTCTCAACTCCTGTTTATTTTCAATTGAAATATTATATCACTTTAAAAAAAAATTTCAAAATAAAAAGAGAGGGGATAATCCTCTCTCATGGTTACATTCCTATTTTTTACCCATATAATCTTCTATAGCAGCTTTTATACCCTCTTCTGCAAGAACAGAGCAGTGCATTTTTGCAGGCGGAAGTCCGTCTAGTGCCTCTGCTACCGCTTTATTAGTAAGCTGTAAAGCTTCACTTACATTTTTATTCAATATCATTTCTGTAGATATAGATGAAGTTGCTATAGCCGATGCACAGCCAAATGTTCTGAACTTTACATCAGTTATAATGTCATTTTCTATCTTTAAAAAAATCTCCATGACATCTCCACATGAAGGACTTCCTACTTTTCCATATCCATCTGGATTCTCTATTGTTCCTACATTTCTTGGATTCATAAAATGATCCATTACTTTTTCTGAATACTGCATCTGTTCCAGCTCCTTTTATTTTTTATTTTCCAGCTTTAAATTCATTC
This window encodes:
- the nifU gene encoding Fe-S cluster assembly scaffold protein NifU; amino-acid sequence: MQYSEKVMDHFMNPRNVGTIENPDGYGKVGSPSCGDVMEIFLKIENDIITDVKFRTFGCASAIATSSISTEMILNKNVSEALQLTNKAVAEALDGLPPAKMHCSVLAEEGIKAAIEDYMGKK
- a CDS encoding D-alanyl-D-alanine carboxypeptidase family protein, encoding MRRKIGIFLSVILFLTTFSNEDYTSLLVGDKDENIYYSENLHEKHPLASVTKMMTVMVVYDHIRNKDISLEDRVEISPEARSVGGSMIWIAQGSKLTVRDLLKATAIYSANNAAYALAEYIGKGDVDFFVQLMNQKAEDLGLGDEVEFYTPMGLPPSMTGKPMDRGTALGIYKLSLEALKYPEYITIASLKEDFIQDGTQRIVNRNKLLSKENGVFGIKTGHHSKAGYNISIAAKRDEVTTITIVFGSPKEEIRDKTVADSLDKFYDEYHLEKLIDTSKPMIEIEVVHGKKDVVQGYPDEEFEQLISKNWGVETRKTYIKSIEAPVEKGRILGSYQLIVNGKQVKEGKIYAAESVGKEKFMDKFKKIF